A genomic window from Nocardioides sp. BP30 includes:
- a CDS encoding ROK family glucokinase has product MTALACGVDVGGTKILGGVVDEKGTIVEELRVTSPATDPDAIQAAIASVVLELKSRHEISSVGVGAAGYIDKGRSTVMFAPNIAWRDVNLSQGLEKQVELPVVIENDANAAAWGEFAYGAGADVDDLLLVTVGTGVGGGLVLDGELYRGAFGVGAEIGHMRVVPNGIICGCGNLGCFEQYASGNALVRDVRAAALEGDRRADGVLARAGGDPAAINGPMVTAAAQADDPFAIEALATLGTWLGEGIASLTAVLDPAVVAIGGGVADAGELLLGPARTAFRNQLTGRGHRPELDIRGASLGNSAGLIGAADLARR; this is encoded by the coding sequence GTGACCGCACTCGCGTGTGGCGTCGACGTCGGCGGCACGAAGATCCTCGGAGGCGTGGTCGACGAGAAGGGGACCATCGTCGAGGAGTTGCGCGTGACCTCCCCGGCGACCGACCCCGACGCGATCCAGGCGGCGATCGCCTCGGTCGTGCTCGAGTTGAAGAGCCGTCACGAGATCTCGTCGGTCGGCGTCGGAGCCGCCGGTTACATCGACAAGGGGCGCAGCACCGTGATGTTCGCGCCGAACATCGCCTGGCGCGACGTGAACCTGAGCCAGGGCCTGGAGAAGCAGGTCGAGCTGCCGGTCGTGATCGAGAACGACGCCAACGCGGCGGCGTGGGGTGAGTTCGCGTACGGCGCGGGTGCCGACGTGGACGACCTTCTCCTCGTCACCGTCGGCACCGGGGTCGGCGGCGGCCTGGTGCTGGACGGCGAGCTCTACCGTGGCGCCTTCGGCGTCGGTGCCGAGATCGGGCACATGCGGGTGGTCCCGAACGGGATCATCTGCGGCTGCGGCAACCTCGGCTGCTTCGAGCAGTACGCGTCGGGCAACGCGCTGGTGCGTGACGTCCGCGCTGCCGCCCTGGAGGGCGACCGTCGTGCCGACGGCGTGCTGGCGCGCGCGGGGGGCGACCCGGCGGCGATCAACGGACCGATGGTGACGGCCGCCGCGCAGGCCGACGACCCGTTCGCGATCGAGGCACTGGCCACGCTCGGCACCTGGCTGGGCGAGGGCATCGCCTCGCTCACTGCCGTGCTGGACCCGGCTGTGGTGGCGATCGGCGGCGGCGTCGCCGATGCCGGGGAGCTGCTCCTGGGCCCGGCGCGCACGGCCTTCCGCAACCAGCTGACCGGGCGCGGCCACCGTCCCGAGCTCGACATCCGGGGCGCGAGCCTGGGCAACAGCGCCGGTCTCATCGGCGCGGCAGACCTGGCCCGGCGGTAG
- a CDS encoding alpha/beta hydrolase — protein sequence MAEQTETSTSSPDHADLHAPLSVAARPELTGGRRIGVLLSHGFTGSPYSMVPWGRSLADLGYAVEVPRLPGHGTTWQEMNGTTWSDWYAEVSRAFAKVQAENDVVVVAGLSMGGALVLRLAADHADAIAGVVVVNPAVATKRLDVKLLPVVKHLVRSFPGIASDIKKEGVAEHGYLRTPLKAAHSMFRAWPELVADLPKVTAPVLYFRSTVDHVVDAASQPLITSRVSGPVTVRELPNSYHVATLDNDAQLIFDESAAFVARVTAG from the coding sequence GGACCACGCAGACCTCCACGCGCCGCTGTCGGTGGCCGCGCGGCCCGAGCTGACCGGCGGCCGCCGCATCGGCGTACTCCTCTCGCACGGCTTCACCGGGTCGCCCTATTCGATGGTCCCGTGGGGACGCTCACTGGCCGATCTCGGGTACGCCGTCGAGGTCCCCCGGCTGCCCGGCCACGGCACGACCTGGCAGGAGATGAACGGCACCACCTGGTCCGATTGGTACGCCGAGGTCTCGCGCGCCTTCGCCAAGGTGCAGGCCGAGAACGACGTGGTGGTGGTAGCCGGCCTCTCGATGGGCGGTGCCCTCGTCCTCCGCCTCGCCGCCGACCACGCCGATGCCATCGCCGGGGTGGTGGTGGTCAACCCGGCCGTCGCGACCAAGCGCCTGGACGTGAAGCTGCTGCCGGTCGTGAAGCACCTCGTCCGGTCCTTCCCCGGCATCGCCAGCGACATCAAGAAGGAGGGCGTGGCCGAGCACGGCTACCTCCGCACACCGCTGAAGGCCGCGCACTCGATGTTCCGTGCGTGGCCCGAGCTCGTCGCCGACCTGCCGAAGGTGACAGCGCCGGTGCTCTACTTCCGTTCGACGGTCGACCACGTCGTCGACGCCGCCTCCCAGCCGCTGATCACCTCGCGGGTCTCCGGCCCGGTGACGGTGCGCGAGCTGCCCAACAGCTACCACGTCGCCACCCTCGACAACGACGCACAGCTGATCTTCGACGAGTCGGCCGCCTTCGTCGCCCGGGTGACCGCCGGCTGA
- a CDS encoding SRPBCC family protein → MAEQTTSSIVVQAAPGAVMDVIADFPSYPTWAKGMKVAEPLSTSPDGRAEQVHFVLDVPPIKDDYTLSYVWDGERKVSWTLVKGTLLRTLDGAYLLRDLGDGSTEVTYQLSLDVSIPLIGMLKRKGEKILIETALRGLKTRVESL, encoded by the coding sequence ATGGCCGAACAGACCACCTCATCGATCGTCGTGCAGGCGGCTCCTGGCGCGGTGATGGACGTGATCGCCGACTTCCCGTCGTATCCGACCTGGGCCAAGGGCATGAAGGTCGCCGAGCCGCTCTCGACGAGCCCCGACGGCCGTGCCGAGCAGGTCCACTTCGTCCTGGACGTGCCGCCGATCAAGGACGACTACACGCTGTCCTACGTCTGGGACGGCGAGCGCAAGGTCTCCTGGACCCTGGTGAAGGGCACCCTGCTGCGCACGCTCGACGGGGCCTACCTGCTGCGCGACCTCGGTGACGGCTCCACCGAGGTCACCTACCAGCTCTCCCTCGACGTCAGCATCCCGTTGATCGGCATGCTCAAGCGCAAGGGCGAGAAGATCCTGATCGAGACCGCGCTGCGGGGGCTGAAGACGCGCGTCGAGTCGCTGTGA
- a CDS encoding DUF6318 family protein, with the protein MRRLLLLSVLLTAPLAGCGGGAQDRADGPSRGSVTAPGIPTITAGSSSAKSSMPTRETARQFIRRWQETADDMQRTGDTSTFDGLNDASCHSCATFEKSIIHIYAAGGHVEAKPTHINWVRRSLAVKYGAEVSYRVRETAGPSRYQEKSGGSWKYLAGGTDTQILYLRRSSGAWQVVEYAQLAGSAS; encoded by the coding sequence ATGCGCCGTTTGTTGTTGCTGTCTGTTCTGCTGACCGCACCACTCGCCGGTTGTGGCGGTGGGGCGCAGGACCGTGCCGACGGTCCCTCCAGGGGATCTGTCACCGCGCCCGGGATCCCTACGATCACCGCCGGCTCTTCGAGTGCGAAATCGTCGATGCCGACGCGTGAAACGGCGAGGCAGTTCATTCGTCGCTGGCAGGAGACCGCCGACGATATGCAAAGGACGGGCGACACATCGACCTTCGACGGCCTGAATGACGCATCGTGCCATTCATGTGCCACGTTCGAGAAAAGCATCATCCATATCTACGCCGCCGGTGGACACGTGGAGGCAAAACCGACGCACATTAACTGGGTGAGACGCAGCCTTGCGGTCAAATACGGGGCCGAGGTCAGCTATCGCGTGCGCGAGACCGCTGGACCGAGCCGCTATCAGGAGAAGTCGGGAGGCAGCTGGAAGTACCTCGCGGGCGGCACCGACACTCAGATCCTGTACCTGAGGAGAAGCTCAGGAGCATGGCAGGTGGTCGAGTACGCGCAGCTCGCAGGGAGTGCCTCGTGA
- a CDS encoding AMP-dependent synthetase/ligase: MREFSTPATLELPTAGNLTDDVVSNARDFPESVAFSRPGPGGWEDVTAAQFHAEVVAVAKGLIASGIEQGDRVALFSKTRYEWTLLDYAIWFAGAVTVPIYETSSVEQVRWILEDSGARGIVAEGPDHIARVAEARHDLESLTSVWSFADNAVDVLVRLGGDVADEEVEKRRTAIVPADPATLIYTSGTTGRPKGCVLTHSNFMVELGVAVDELERLFQTENASTLLFLPLAHVFARIIQIGCVKSRTRLGHSPDITHLLDDLGGFKPTFILAVPRVFEKVYNTASQKAAADGKGKIFNVATDVAINYSRADEAGRVPLVLRAKHALFARLVYGKLLAALGGSCQFAVSGGAPLGERLGHFYRGIGLTVLEGYGLTETTGALTVNLPDALKIGTVGRPLAGTSVRVADDGELLFKGGQVFGGYWKNETASREALDDGWFHTGDLGEVDDEGFVRITGRKKEIIVTAGGKNVAPAVLEDRLRAHVLVDQCMVVGDGQPFIGALVTLDPESLPTWAEAHGKQGGVEELYDDADLRAEVQRAVDDANKAVSHAEAIKKFVILPDAWTEEGGQLTPSLKLKRGVVMREFHDEVEALYRR, from the coding sequence GTGCGCGAGTTCTCGACCCCGGCCACCCTCGAGCTCCCGACCGCGGGAAACCTGACGGACGACGTCGTGAGCAACGCGCGCGACTTCCCCGAATCGGTGGCCTTCAGCCGCCCCGGCCCCGGCGGCTGGGAGGACGTCACCGCCGCGCAGTTCCACGCCGAGGTGGTGGCGGTGGCCAAGGGCCTGATCGCCTCCGGCATCGAGCAGGGCGACCGGGTCGCGCTGTTCTCCAAGACCCGCTACGAGTGGACCCTCCTGGACTACGCCATCTGGTTCGCCGGTGCCGTGACGGTGCCGATCTACGAGACCTCGTCGGTGGAGCAGGTGCGCTGGATCCTGGAGGACTCCGGTGCGCGCGGGATCGTGGCCGAGGGGCCCGACCACATCGCCCGGGTCGCCGAGGCGCGTCACGACCTGGAGTCGCTCACCAGCGTCTGGTCGTTCGCGGACAACGCCGTCGACGTGTTGGTCAGGCTCGGCGGCGACGTCGCCGACGAGGAGGTCGAGAAGCGTCGTACGGCGATCGTCCCGGCCGACCCCGCCACCTTGATCTACACCTCCGGCACCACCGGACGGCCGAAGGGCTGTGTGCTCACCCACAGCAACTTCATGGTCGAGCTCGGCGTCGCCGTCGACGAGCTGGAGCGGCTCTTCCAGACCGAGAACGCCAGCACGCTGCTCTTCCTCCCGCTGGCGCACGTCTTCGCCCGGATCATCCAGATCGGCTGCGTCAAGTCGCGCACCCGACTGGGCCACTCCCCCGACATCACCCATCTGCTCGACGACCTCGGCGGCTTCAAGCCGACCTTCATCCTCGCGGTCCCGCGGGTCTTCGAGAAGGTGTACAACACCGCCTCCCAGAAGGCCGCGGCCGACGGCAAGGGCAAGATCTTCAACGTCGCCACCGATGTGGCCATCAACTACTCGCGCGCCGACGAGGCCGGCCGGGTGCCGCTCGTGCTGCGTGCCAAGCACGCCCTGTTCGCCCGGCTCGTCTACGGCAAGCTGCTGGCGGCGCTGGGGGGCAGCTGTCAGTTCGCGGTGTCCGGCGGCGCGCCCCTGGGCGAGCGGCTGGGTCACTTCTACCGCGGCATCGGGCTGACGGTCCTGGAGGGCTACGGCCTCACCGAGACCACCGGCGCCCTGACGGTCAACCTGCCCGACGCGCTCAAGATCGGCACCGTCGGACGGCCGCTGGCCGGCACCTCGGTCAGGGTCGCCGACGACGGCGAGCTGCTCTTCAAGGGCGGGCAGGTCTTCGGCGGCTACTGGAAGAACGAGACCGCCAGCCGCGAGGCGCTCGACGACGGCTGGTTCCACACCGGCGATCTCGGCGAGGTCGACGACGAGGGCTTCGTGCGGATCACCGGCCGCAAGAAGGAGATCATCGTGACCGCCGGCGGCAAGAACGTCGCTCCCGCCGTCCTCGAGGACCGGTTGCGGGCGCATGTGCTGGTCGACCAGTGCATGGTGGTCGGTGACGGCCAGCCGTTCATCGGCGCGTTGGTGACGCTCGACCCGGAGTCGCTGCCGACCTGGGCCGAGGCGCACGGCAAGCAGGGCGGCGTGGAGGAGCTGTACGACGACGCCGACCTGCGGGCCGAGGTGCAGCGCGCCGTGGATGACGCCAACAAGGCGGTGTCGCACGCCGAGGCGATCAAGAAGTTCGTCATCCTCCCCGACGCGTGGACCGAGGAGGGCGGCCAGCTCACCCCCAGCCTGAAGCTGAAGCGCGGCGTCGTGATGCGGGAGTTCCACGACGAGGTGGAGGCGCTCTACCGGCGCTGA
- a CDS encoding HNH endonuclease signature motif containing protein has protein sequence MHQIQATLATIAAALDEATDANPVFLATPDKADVLARLEQITARVAELRLRVIASAQDVAEEVGARDVAAWLVAQHRVESPAAHATLRLARELETRPVVRARLAQGRFSLEHARVILRGLDDLPDDLPAEVLARAEVTLCDLAGEHRPKDLRRLTSHLLEVIAPEVAEAAEAEAIRRLEETANANATLSITDQGDGTTRIHGIVPEVVGHRLRTYLQAYTQPRIAALEADGKVQPRSRLLAHAFAQLLENTDPTRLPAHGGDATTVVVTMTLDQLRAGLGVAWLDDGTPISTGETRRLACTAGIIPAVLGGNSEPLDLGRTRRLFTPTQRKALALRDKHCRTEGCTVPTAWCDAHHDQPWSHGGHTNLAHGSLLCGHHHRRAHDPNYYTDRSKNGEYRFRLRNNRGTFSTDMSSRLPST, from the coding sequence ATGCATCAGATCCAGGCGACACTCGCCACGATCGCTGCTGCCCTCGATGAGGCCACGGACGCGAACCCGGTCTTCCTCGCGACACCGGACAAGGCAGACGTGCTCGCACGACTGGAGCAGATCACCGCACGTGTGGCCGAGCTACGACTCCGCGTGATCGCCTCCGCACAGGACGTGGCCGAGGAGGTCGGTGCCCGCGATGTCGCAGCCTGGCTAGTGGCGCAGCACCGGGTCGAGAGTCCCGCCGCGCACGCCACCCTTCGGTTGGCCCGGGAATTAGAGACTCGGCCGGTGGTCCGGGCAAGGCTCGCGCAGGGTCGGTTCAGTCTCGAGCACGCCCGCGTGATCCTCCGTGGCTTGGACGACCTGCCCGACGACCTACCCGCCGAGGTGCTGGCGCGGGCGGAGGTCACCCTGTGCGACCTCGCCGGGGAGCACCGCCCCAAGGACCTGCGCCGCCTCACCAGCCACCTGCTGGAGGTCATCGCCCCCGAGGTCGCGGAAGCCGCCGAGGCCGAGGCGATCCGTCGGCTCGAGGAGACCGCGAACGCGAACGCCACGCTGTCGATCACCGACCAAGGTGACGGGACGACCAGGATCCACGGCATCGTGCCCGAGGTCGTGGGTCATCGGTTGCGGACCTACCTGCAGGCCTACACCCAGCCCCGCATCGCCGCCCTGGAAGCCGACGGGAAGGTCCAGCCCCGCAGCCGGCTCCTTGCGCACGCGTTCGCCCAGCTCCTGGAGAACACCGACCCCACCCGACTCCCCGCCCACGGCGGCGACGCGACCACGGTGGTGGTGACCATGACGCTGGACCAGCTACGGGCCGGTCTGGGTGTTGCGTGGCTCGATGACGGCACCCCGATCAGCACCGGGGAGACCCGACGGCTGGCCTGCACCGCGGGGATCATCCCCGCCGTCCTCGGCGGCAACTCCGAACCCCTCGATCTGGGCCGCACCCGACGACTCTTCACCCCAACCCAGCGCAAGGCCCTCGCCCTACGAGACAAACACTGCCGCACCGAAGGCTGCACCGTCCCCACCGCCTGGTGCGACGCCCACCACGACCAACCCTGGAGCCACGGCGGCCACACCAACCTCGCCCACGGATCCCTCCTCTGCGGACACCACCACAGACGCGCCCACGACCCGAACTATTACACCGACAGATCGAAAAATGGAGAATACCGGTTTCGACTCAGAAACAACCGAGGAACCTTCTCCACAGATATGAGTTCACGGCTTCCCTCTACATAA
- the cpaB gene encoding Flp pilus assembly protein CpaB: MAAAVVAALGVVLVLLYVRGADHRAQDRFATVEVLTATGQINPGETVEQASAAGRLALRAVTRNELLDGYQTNTAGLAGQVALTTIYPGEQIIASKFGTSAAPISALTIPDGMVAISVNLTDPARVAGFVVPGSQVAVFVNGTTAGQPYTRLLLPKVQVLGVGSTTPVSTTTAGSQGQTTGEQLPSTLLTLAVDQQEAQKVLFAQGNGQLAFALLTDSSRVAPGPATTLGSLYKQG; the protein is encoded by the coding sequence GTGGCTGCAGCGGTGGTGGCGGCGCTCGGCGTCGTCCTGGTGCTGCTCTACGTCCGGGGCGCCGATCATCGGGCCCAGGACAGGTTCGCCACCGTCGAGGTCCTCACCGCCACCGGACAGATCAATCCCGGCGAGACGGTCGAGCAGGCGTCCGCCGCCGGCAGGCTGGCCCTGCGCGCCGTCACCCGCAACGAGCTCCTGGACGGCTACCAGACCAACACCGCCGGCCTGGCCGGCCAGGTCGCGCTGACCACGATCTACCCGGGCGAGCAGATCATCGCCTCGAAGTTCGGCACCAGCGCGGCGCCGATCTCGGCGCTGACGATCCCCGACGGGATGGTGGCCATCTCGGTCAATCTCACCGACCCTGCTCGCGTCGCCGGCTTCGTCGTCCCCGGCTCGCAGGTGGCCGTCTTCGTCAACGGCACGACGGCAGGGCAGCCCTACACCCGCCTCCTGCTGCCCAAGGTCCAGGTGCTGGGCGTCGGCTCCACCACGCCCGTCTCGACCACCACCGCCGGCAGCCAGGGCCAGACGACCGGCGAGCAGCTGCCGAGCACGCTGCTGACCCTGGCCGTCGATCAGCAGGAGGCGCAGAAGGTGCTCTTCGCCCAGGGCAACGGCCAGCTCGCCTTCGCCCTGCTCACCGACAGCAGCAGGGTCGCGCCCGGCCCCGCCACCACCCTCGGCAGCCTCTACAAGCAGGGCTGA
- a CDS encoding ArsA family ATPase: protein MTAASSPESRTPGRSEGMRVLLFTGKGGVGKSTVAAATAAQAAAAGRRTLVMSTDAAHSLADAYGAAIPDGSPTEVAPGLFVQQIDAQRRFEESWADIQGYLLSVLEVVGVDPVAAEELTVIPGAEEVLALLELREQARSGRWDVIVVDCAPTAETLRLLALPEALGWYMQRILPMQRRLTKALKPVLTRAAGVPMPAESVFDAVERLHAELREVRELLAGPAASVRLVLTPERVVAAEARRSFTTLSLYGYRVDGVVANRVFPADGADDWRAGWVVAQDEVLAEVDESFPGLPVWRSVYRPREPVGVAALVALADGVYAGADALAVPSGAGPFRITRTGEGAIAHLALPGAAREQVHLGRNGDDLVVTVGSYRRLLSLPAGLARLQVAGARVEKGELQVRFRERKTAAGAGEEQL, encoded by the coding sequence GTGACAGCGGCCTCTTCCCCCGAGAGCCGCACGCCCGGCCGGTCCGAGGGCATGCGGGTCCTGCTCTTCACCGGCAAGGGCGGCGTCGGCAAGTCGACGGTCGCCGCCGCCACGGCCGCCCAGGCCGCCGCTGCGGGCCGGCGCACCCTCGTGATGTCGACCGACGCCGCGCACTCACTCGCCGACGCGTACGGCGCGGCCATCCCCGACGGCTCACCCACGGAGGTGGCACCGGGCCTGTTCGTCCAGCAGATCGATGCGCAGCGGCGGTTCGAGGAGTCGTGGGCCGACATCCAGGGCTACCTGCTGAGCGTGCTGGAGGTGGTAGGGGTGGACCCCGTCGCCGCCGAGGAGCTGACCGTGATCCCGGGCGCCGAGGAGGTCCTGGCGCTCCTGGAGCTGCGCGAGCAGGCGCGCTCGGGCCGTTGGGATGTCATCGTGGTCGACTGCGCGCCGACGGCCGAGACGCTGCGGCTGCTGGCGCTGCCGGAGGCACTGGGCTGGTACATGCAGCGGATCCTGCCCATGCAGCGCCGCCTGACCAAGGCCCTCAAGCCGGTGCTCACCCGGGCCGCCGGGGTGCCGATGCCCGCGGAGTCCGTCTTCGACGCGGTCGAGCGACTGCATGCCGAGCTGCGCGAGGTGCGCGAGCTGCTGGCGGGCCCGGCGGCCTCGGTCCGGCTGGTGCTCACCCCGGAGCGGGTCGTCGCGGCGGAGGCCCGACGCAGCTTCACCACGCTCTCGCTCTACGGCTACCGGGTCGACGGCGTGGTCGCGAACCGGGTCTTCCCCGCCGACGGCGCCGACGACTGGCGCGCCGGGTGGGTGGTGGCGCAGGACGAGGTCCTGGCCGAGGTGGACGAGTCGTTCCCGGGGCTGCCCGTCTGGCGGTCGGTCTACCGGCCGCGGGAGCCCGTCGGCGTGGCCGCCCTGGTGGCACTGGCCGACGGGGTCTACGCCGGCGCCGACGCCCTCGCCGTACCGAGCGGGGCGGGGCCGTTCCGGATCACGCGTACCGGTGAGGGCGCGATCGCGCACCTGGCCCTGCCGGGCGCGGCGCGCGAGCAGGTGCACCTGGGTCGCAACGGCGACGACCTGGTCGTCACGGTCGGGTCCTACCGACGCCTGCTGAGCCTGCCGGCGGGACTCGCCAGGCTCCAGGTGGCGGGGGCGCGTGTGGAGAAGGGCGAGCTGCAGGTACGGTTCCGCGAGCGAAAGACCGCAGCCGGAGCCGGGGAGGAGCAGCTGTGA
- a CDS encoding ROK family protein: MADGTDTPAGVYIGVDIGGTKVMAATVSEEGEVGPIARRTTPGRRVEVELVEDALTEAIEEAAAGRPIAAVGIAAAGFVDADGERVMFAPHLPWRDDPTRSRLETRWGLPVALDNDANCAARAEIALGAARAARDVLMVTMGTGIGGAVVLGGTLLRGRNGMAGEFGHMQVVPDGRGCECGGEGCWEQYSSGNALVRYARGRMWHESYAGTTLLAELTGGDPHALTGPMVTAAAERGDSLALQAFEEVGEWLGIGIANLVAAFDPELVVVGGGVSAADGLLLAPARSALEQSLVGAAHRIVPPVVRAHFGPEAGVVGAAALARAVC; encoded by the coding sequence ATGGCCGACGGGACGGACACACCCGCGGGCGTGTACATCGGCGTCGACATCGGCGGCACCAAGGTGATGGCGGCGACCGTCTCGGAGGAGGGTGAGGTCGGGCCGATCGCGCGCCGTACCACGCCCGGCCGACGGGTCGAGGTGGAGCTGGTCGAGGACGCGCTTACCGAGGCGATCGAGGAGGCGGCCGCCGGCCGGCCGATCGCGGCGGTGGGCATCGCGGCGGCGGGCTTCGTCGACGCGGACGGCGAGCGGGTGATGTTCGCTCCCCACCTGCCGTGGCGCGACGATCCGACCCGGTCCCGGTTGGAGACGCGGTGGGGGTTGCCCGTCGCCCTGGACAACGACGCCAACTGTGCGGCCCGGGCCGAGATCGCTCTCGGTGCGGCGCGGGCTGCGCGCGACGTACTGATGGTGACGATGGGCACCGGCATCGGAGGTGCGGTGGTGCTGGGCGGCACCCTGCTGCGCGGGCGCAACGGCATGGCCGGGGAGTTCGGGCACATGCAGGTCGTGCCGGACGGCCGGGGCTGTGAGTGCGGTGGCGAGGGCTGCTGGGAGCAGTACTCCTCCGGGAACGCGCTGGTGCGCTACGCCCGGGGCCGGATGTGGCACGAGTCGTACGCCGGCACCACGCTGCTCGCGGAGCTCACCGGGGGCGACCCGCACGCGCTGACCGGCCCGATGGTGACGGCCGCGGCCGAGCGGGGCGACAGCCTCGCGCTGCAGGCCTTCGAGGAGGTCGGGGAGTGGCTCGGCATCGGCATCGCGAACCTGGTCGCGGCGTTCGACCCGGAGCTGGTGGTGGTTGGCGGCGGCGTCTCCGCTGCTGACGGCCTGTTGCTCGCCCCTGCCCGGTCGGCGTTGGAGCAGTCGCTGGTCGGGGCGGCGCACCGCATCGTCCCGCCGGTCGTGCGGGCGCACTTCGGCCCCGAGGCCGGCGTCGTGGGAGCAGCGGCGCTGGCGCGCGCGGTCTGCTGA